A single window of Streptomyces sp. NBC_00464 DNA harbors:
- a CDS encoding glycosyltransferase family 2 protein — protein sequence MTVHHLPQPPSDQELYWYFGPQRRWVLISSSLAFVLTAATMFTFALRTPALWAFLAVLSLNVVALALSSVNSLRQRRLTRRSHEVLVHAWDPPELPSVDLYLPTCGEPLPVLDNAYRAVAALDWPGALTVWVLDDADSPEVAALAASYGYRYVVRPDRGHLKKAGNLNHALTLSSAEYIAILDADFAPRADFLRHLVPYLADPGVGIVQSPQCFDTDETMDWIQRAAGSAQEWFFRWIQPSRDASDAAICCGSNAVYRRSAIDLAGGFARLDHSEDLYTGLALYEQGFRTLYVPVLVAKGTSPDNLASYLNQQYRWAMGNLHLMGTPVLRRMGAPWRMRLCFYEGIVGYLTTVVNTFAAPLPPLVMMFWYPDHIRPWHVLPLLAPLWLWHVLLPRISRTRWRIEVIRANVLTSVAAGAAFLHTLRGRSAAWVPTGAGGGKPGTMAHRVVLVSLGWLCCSTGAAAGGLALAVARNGWEPNWGLGLYLLVQLQINVPLIRDLLTGLRPSAAARPERLRRGRRSSVLPRRWPETLAVTATLLLTALLASGWVDPMLPWLS from the coding sequence ATGACCGTGCATCACCTGCCACAACCTCCGTCCGACCAGGAGCTCTACTGGTACTTCGGGCCTCAGCGCCGCTGGGTACTGATCAGCTCCTCTCTCGCCTTCGTGCTCACCGCGGCGACGATGTTCACCTTCGCCCTGCGCACCCCGGCCCTGTGGGCCTTTCTCGCAGTGCTCTCCCTGAACGTCGTCGCGCTCGCGCTCTCGTCGGTGAACAGCCTGCGCCAGCGCCGGCTGACCAGGCGCTCGCACGAGGTGCTCGTACACGCCTGGGATCCACCCGAACTCCCTTCCGTGGATCTCTACTTGCCGACCTGCGGCGAACCGCTTCCGGTCCTGGACAACGCCTACCGGGCCGTCGCCGCTCTCGACTGGCCAGGTGCGCTGACCGTATGGGTGCTGGACGACGCCGACAGCCCCGAAGTGGCCGCCCTGGCAGCCTCGTACGGATACCGCTACGTCGTCAGACCCGACCGGGGGCACCTCAAGAAGGCGGGCAACCTCAACCACGCGCTCACCCTGAGCAGCGCGGAGTACATCGCCATCCTGGACGCCGACTTCGCGCCCCGGGCCGACTTCCTGCGCCACCTCGTGCCGTATCTCGCCGACCCCGGCGTAGGCATCGTGCAGAGCCCGCAGTGCTTCGACACCGACGAGACGATGGACTGGATCCAGCGCGCCGCCGGATCGGCCCAGGAGTGGTTCTTCCGCTGGATCCAGCCCTCCCGGGACGCGAGCGACGCGGCCATCTGCTGCGGCAGCAACGCCGTCTACCGGCGCAGCGCCATCGACCTGGCCGGCGGCTTCGCCCGGCTCGACCACAGCGAGGACCTGTACACCGGACTCGCCCTGTACGAGCAGGGTTTCAGGACCCTTTACGTGCCGGTGCTGGTGGCCAAGGGGACCTCGCCGGACAACCTCGCCTCGTATCTCAACCAGCAGTACCGCTGGGCGATGGGCAACCTGCACCTGATGGGAACCCCGGTGCTCAGGCGGATGGGCGCCCCGTGGCGGATGCGGCTCTGCTTCTACGAGGGCATCGTCGGCTATCTGACGACGGTGGTGAACACCTTCGCGGCCCCGCTGCCGCCGCTGGTGATGATGTTCTGGTACCCGGACCACATCCGGCCCTGGCACGTGCTGCCGCTGCTCGCGCCGCTGTGGCTCTGGCATGTGCTGTTGCCGCGGATCAGCCGGACCCGCTGGCGGATCGAGGTGATCCGGGCCAACGTCCTGACGAGCGTGGCCGCCGGGGCCGCCTTCCTGCACACCCTGCGCGGCCGCAGTGCGGCATGGGTGCCCACCGGGGCCGGTGGCGGGAAGCCCGGCACGATGGCGCACCGGGTGGTGCTCGTCTCGCTCGGCTGGCTCTGCTGCTCCACGGGAGCGGCGGCCGGCGGTCTCGCCCTGGCGGTGGCACGTAACGGCTGGGAGCCCAACTGGGGTCTCGGTCTCTACCTGTTGGTGCAGCTTCAGATCAACGTCCCGCTGATCAGGGACCTGTTGACCGGTCTACGTCCCTCGGCTGCCGCGCGGCCCGAACGGCTCCGGCGCGGCCGGCGGTCCTCGGTGCTGCCCAGGCGCTGGCCCGAAACCCTGGCCGTGACGGCCACGCTCCTGCTCACCGCCCTGCTCGCGTCCGGCTGGGTCGATCCCATGCTGCCCTGGCTGAGCTGA